One window from the genome of Jeotgalibaca sp. MA1X17-3 encodes:
- a CDS encoding TraX family protein, which translates to MSVSLLKLIASLGMLIDHIGSVFGWQGWELLSPNTTELLRIIGRFVFPVFAFLIVNGWHYTRNKPRYFSNLILFAIISHVPYTLSSHSVNLEKVTNEGPNYFPDSSTFYLYLAISALFVFTYWYFALKKKFSYSMIWIAIAPFFLRSH; encoded by the coding sequence ATGTCTGTATCATTATTAAAACTGATTGCATCTTTAGGGATGCTGATTGATCACATCGGGAGTGTCTTTGGCTGGCAAGGTTGGGAGCTTCTTTCTCCGAATACAACTGAACTACTGCGGATCATTGGACGCTTTGTATTCCCTGTATTTGCATTTTTAATTGTTAATGGTTGGCACTATACTAGAAATAAACCTCGATACTTTTCTAACCTTATCCTCTTTGCAATCATTTCTCACGTTCCCTATACTCTTTCCTCTCATTCTGTAAACTTAGAAAAAGTGACCAATGAAGGACCTAATTATTTCCCAGATTCATCTACTTTCTATTTATATTTAGCAATTAGCGCTCTTTTTGTTTTCACCTATTGGTATTTCGCTTTAAAGAAGAAGTTTTCTTACTCTATGATTTGGATCGCGATTGCCCCCTTCTTTTTGCGCTCCCACTGA